From the genome of Flavobacterium ovatum, one region includes:
- a CDS encoding ABC transporter permease has product MKTLTIKTVNFMGLGYLEPLIRLITGEEVKKNATATFKRILFPLLSVLLFILLWQSFSNYLANVDSQIKIEKALKDQGPEAAKKLEDCIASGDISCRPNSLPSPVMVVGALGKLWDDHLIMATKKADFIDKYSTINAERIANGETEIVYTGRPSFVDQIKTSLKTVFAGFLLSIIIAVPLGIVLGLSDTLRTSFNWLIQILKPVSPVVWLLLVSMIVKTMLTNVDVEKSFVISFISVGLCSMWATLVNTSVGVSSVDKDFMNVAKVLQLGTFKKIFKIILPSSFPMIFTGLRITLSVAWMVLIAIELLAQSPGLGSFVWEEFQNGSSDSNSKIIVAMFVIGIIGFMLDRVMMIFQKLLTFTD; this is encoded by the coding sequence ATGAAGACATTAACAATAAAAACCGTGAATTTTATGGGATTGGGTTATCTAGAACCGCTCATTCGATTAATAACAGGTGAAGAAGTGAAAAAAAACGCTACAGCTACTTTCAAAAGAATACTTTTTCCTTTGCTATCTGTACTTCTATTTATTCTTTTATGGCAATCATTTTCGAATTATTTAGCTAATGTAGATTCGCAAATAAAAATCGAAAAAGCGCTTAAAGATCAAGGACCCGAAGCAGCAAAAAAATTAGAAGACTGCATTGCTTCTGGAGATATCAGTTGCAGACCCAATTCGTTGCCTTCTCCAGTGATGGTAGTAGGTGCTTTAGGAAAATTATGGGATGATCACCTAATAATGGCTACTAAAAAAGCGGATTTTATAGACAAATACTCCACTATAAATGCTGAACGAATTGCCAACGGAGAAACTGAAATTGTTTACACAGGACGTCCATCATTTGTAGACCAAATAAAAACGAGTTTGAAAACCGTTTTTGCTGGATTCTTATTATCAATTATTATCGCTGTGCCACTCGGAATCGTATTGGGATTGAGTGATACCTTAAGAACTTCGTTCAACTGGTTAATCCAAATTTTAAAACCCGTTTCTCCTGTTGTTTGGTTATTACTAGTTTCGATGATCGTAAAAACAATGCTTACAAATGTTGATGTCGAAAAATCATTTGTTATTTCATTTATCAGTGTGGGATTATGCTCGATGTGGGCGACTTTGGTTAACACCAGCGTTGGAGTTTCATCGGTTGACAAAGATTTCATGAACGTTGCCAAAGTATTGCAATTGGGAACTTTCAAAAAAATATTCAAAATTATCCTTCCATCTTCTTTCCCAATGATTTTTACGGGATTGCGTATCACGCTTTCAGTAGCTTGGATGGTATTAATTGCGATCGAATTATTAGCACAAAGCCCAGGTTTAGGATCATTTGTTTGGGAGGAATTCCAAAATGGTTCAAGTGATTCGAATTCGAAAATTATTGTTGCCATGTTTGTTATTGGTATTATCGGTTTCATGCTAGACAGAGTGATGATGATTTTCCAAAAATTACTAACGTTTACGGATTAG
- a CDS encoding ABC transporter ATP-binding protein, whose amino-acid sequence MAYLELKNVCKSYGEGKNKTEVLRNINLRIEEGEFVAIVGFTGSGKTTLVNLLAGLIEPDSGEILFKGQPISGTSHERGIIFQNYSLLPWLSVYENIAMAVKAVFPAWTNKEVEAHVISFIEKVNLAHATHKKPRELSGGMRQRVAVARALAMKPELILMDEPLGALDALTRGNLQEEILSIWSEDKRTALLITNDVDEGVFMADRVIPLRPGPKATLGPEFDIAIERPRNKIALNHNDNFKKLRNKIIEYLMQIGQERTAGLEVPQYELPDLVPMKFD is encoded by the coding sequence ATGGCATATTTAGAACTAAAAAATGTTTGTAAATCATACGGTGAAGGCAAGAACAAAACCGAAGTTTTAAGAAACATCAATTTAAGAATAGAAGAAGGCGAATTTGTAGCTATCGTAGGATTTACAGGAAGTGGCAAAACTACTTTGGTCAATTTATTAGCTGGATTAATCGAACCGGATTCGGGTGAAATATTATTTAAAGGACAACCAATCTCAGGAACCAGTCACGAACGTGGAATTATTTTTCAAAACTACTCTTTACTTCCTTGGTTGAGTGTTTATGAAAATATCGCCATGGCAGTGAAAGCCGTTTTTCCAGCTTGGACAAACAAAGAAGTAGAAGCGCATGTTATTTCTTTTATCGAAAAAGTAAATCTTGCTCATGCTACTCATAAAAAACCACGAGAACTTTCTGGAGGTATGCGCCAACGTGTGGCGGTAGCGAGAGCTTTGGCTATGAAACCCGAACTAATCTTGATGGATGAACCGTTGGGTGCACTAGATGCCTTGACTAGAGGAAACTTGCAAGAAGAGATACTTTCGATTTGGAGCGAAGACAAACGCACCGCTTTATTGATTACCAATGATGTAGACGAAGGCGTTTTTATGGCTGACAGAGTGATTCCGTTGCGACCAGGACCAAAAGCAACTTTGGGACCAGAATTTGACATTGCTATTGAACGTCCAAGAAACAAAATCGCATTGAACCACAATGACAATTTCAAAAAACTTAGAAACAAGATTATTGAATATTTAATGCAAATTGGGCAAGAAAGAACCGCAGGATTAGAAGTTCCACAATATGAATTGCCTGATTTGGTTCCAATGAAATTTGATTAA
- a CDS encoding ABC transporter ATP-binding protein, producing MLELSNITKVYPTPKGDFVVLENLNLKIKEGEFVSIIGHSGCGKTTLLSMIAGLNPITSGEIILDGTPIKGPGPDRGVIFQSPSLLPWMSALENVQLGVDKVFANATKKQRQDICKYYLSKVGLDGAFDKKAKDLSQGMKQRVGIARALALKPQVLLLDEPFGMLDSLTRGELQDVLLEVLDKEKTTGIMITHDVDESIFLADRVIMMTSGPRAQIGDILDITYDRPRNRKAILEHETYYSNREHLINFLEH from the coding sequence ATGTTGGAATTATCCAATATTACCAAAGTCTACCCCACTCCAAAGGGTGATTTTGTAGTACTCGAAAATTTGAACTTAAAAATAAAAGAAGGCGAATTCGTTTCCATTATCGGACATTCTGGTTGTGGAAAAACAACTTTACTATCCATGATTGCAGGATTGAACCCAATTACAAGTGGCGAAATTATCTTGGACGGAACCCCAATTAAAGGTCCTGGACCAGACCGAGGCGTGATCTTTCAATCGCCTAGTTTGTTGCCTTGGATGAGCGCTCTAGAAAATGTACAATTGGGCGTTGACAAAGTTTTTGCCAATGCTACCAAAAAACAACGTCAAGACATTTGCAAATATTACCTCAGCAAAGTCGGACTTGATGGAGCTTTCGACAAAAAAGCCAAAGACCTTTCACAAGGAATGAAACAACGTGTGGGAATCGCAAGAGCCTTGGCACTAAAACCTCAAGTATTGCTTTTAGACGAACCTTTCGGAATGCTAGATTCCTTAACAAGAGGAGAATTGCAAGATGTTTTACTCGAAGTTCTCGATAAAGAAAAAACAACAGGAATTATGATTACCCACGATGTCGATGAATCTATTTTCTTGGCCGATAGAGTGATTATGATGACCTCGGGACCAAGAGCACAAATTGGCGACATTCTAGACATTACCTACGATCGCCCCCGAAACCGTAAAGCGATTTTAGAACACGAAACCTATTACAGCAATAGAGAACACTTAATCAATTTCTTGGAGCATTAA
- a CDS encoding response regulator transcription factor has product MNEIKLIIADDHELFRKGLAELLRKQDDIKIVKSVADGIEFMELINNQFEADIVLLDITMPNMDGFQVLKELQATDSGIKPIVISMHNDGNYIAKCAKMGAYGYLLKNTDEAELILAIRTVNKGKKYFSAEISEKMINFMSTQSISENILSNKETEVLGLIATGLTTKGIAAKLFVSSRTIETHRANILKKLEVKNTAELIKKATEMNLV; this is encoded by the coding sequence ATGAACGAAATCAAATTAATAATAGCCGATGATCATGAACTTTTTCGAAAAGGACTTGCAGAGTTACTACGAAAACAGGACGACATAAAAATAGTCAAAAGTGTTGCTGATGGTATTGAGTTTATGGAGCTGATTAATAATCAGTTTGAAGCAGATATTGTTTTGCTAGACATTACCATGCCTAATATGGATGGTTTTCAGGTTTTGAAAGAATTACAAGCAACAGATTCAGGTATCAAACCTATTGTGATATCGATGCACAATGATGGCAATTACATCGCAAAATGTGCCAAAATGGGTGCTTATGGCTATCTATTAAAAAACACAGATGAAGCTGAATTGATCCTTGCCATTCGAACAGTGAATAAAGGAAAAAAATATTTCAGCGCCGAGATTTCTGAAAAAATGATCAACTTTATGTCCACTCAAAGCATTAGTGAAAACATTTTGTCAAATAAAGAAACAGAAGTTTTGGGATTGATCGCTACGGGTTTGACAACCAAGGGAATTGCTGCTAAACTATTTGTAAGTTCCCGTACCATAGAAACCCATCGCGCCAATATTTTGAAAAAATTGGAAGTAAAAAATACCGCCGAACTCATTAAAAAAGCAACAGAAATGAATTTGGTATAA